One genomic segment of Gemmatimonadota bacterium includes these proteins:
- a CDS encoding cysteine hydrolase family protein, which produces MSERDENHSVEKTLRVPARYYRSVPTDHAGYVEVTLSLPIEKTALVGLHCWNIGCPDGPATDANYCVGMGWPQATAEAARIMADVIRPAMDLARSIGMTVCHVETDWMDRKYPHIESRRSNAAATVHPVRQELFDRAHGEDYMARSPLAEMQRAEIVSPVGDEPLVFYSDTLDEYLRERGIETLIYMGFAADMCLLGAEGAARPMLARGYRCVVMRDATVGVESPDTFPQRLATNYGLHIFEWTLGHGCTFAQFQQAIEQIQDDRSN; this is translated from the coding sequence ATGAGCGAAAGAGACGAAAATCACTCGGTGGAGAAAACGCTGCGCGTTCCCGCCCGTTACTATCGTTCCGTACCCACAGACCACGCGGGATACGTGGAAGTCACCCTTTCGCTGCCCATCGAAAAGACCGCTTTGGTCGGCCTCCACTGCTGGAACATCGGTTGTCCCGACGGTCCGGCCACGGACGCCAACTACTGTGTCGGCATGGGCTGGCCGCAGGCGACGGCGGAGGCCGCCCGCATCATGGCCGATGTCATCCGCCCGGCCATGGACCTGGCGCGCTCGATCGGGATGACCGTCTGCCACGTCGAAACGGACTGGATGGACCGGAAGTATCCCCACATCGAATCACGGCGGTCGAACGCTGCGGCAACCGTTCACCCGGTCAGGCAGGAGCTGTTCGATCGGGCCCACGGCGAGGACTACATGGCCCGCTCGCCCCTGGCGGAGATGCAGCGCGCCGAAATCGTTTCTCCGGTTGGCGACGAGCCCCTCGTCTTCTACTCCGACACGCTGGACGAATACCTGCGGGAACGCGGCATCGAAACGCTCATCTACATGGGATTCGCGGCCGACATGTGCCTGCTCGGCGCCGAGGGAGCCGCCCGGCCCATGCTGGCGCGCGGCTATCGTTGCGTGGTGATGCGAGATGCGACTGTCGGCGTCGAGTCGCCGGACACCTTTCCGCAACGGCTGGCGACCAACTATGGGCTCCACATCTTCGAGTGGACCCTCGGACATGGTTGTACCTTTGCGCAGTTCCAGCAGGCTATAGAGCAAATTCAGGACGATCGGTCCAACTGA
- a CDS encoding polysaccharide deacetylase family protein has translation MSLDICPWKYGKRWVYSITYDEALADLHRFAVPMHEEYKIPGHVEVVVGQMGEVRNIGNSSFNGYRHMNGDELRDLLARGWGVGNHSWSHDVITPEMADKEIGHAKQVLEEALGESIILYCSPGDNTNMADHVLEACRRYGYLGAMSLTDALNLPEDELFWINRTPLHDHYYPPFYSAYDPFRNIRQAQTVQGWLIDYCHCPLETAVHPNKDCSEAQLRQRLETVLSEGGDDVWCAVPEEALSYHLMRRHAQIEKAGGEGDSKRYRIGLPDLPNQVPFRSLTLEAGVPPAWCRDPRVVVDGVELAAEVARPGVLRFTTQVRDGTVVEMGDRPRS, from the coding sequence ATGAGCCTGGACATCTGTCCCTGGAAATACGGCAAACGCTGGGTTTACTCGATCACCTATGACGAGGCCCTCGCCGACCTGCATCGCTTCGCCGTTCCCATGCACGAAGAGTACAAGATCCCCGGCCACGTGGAAGTCGTCGTCGGCCAGATGGGCGAGGTCCGCAATATCGGTAACTCCAGCTTCAACGGCTATCGCCACATGAACGGCGACGAGCTGCGCGACCTGCTCGCCCGCGGCTGGGGCGTGGGCAACCACTCGTGGAGCCACGACGTTATTACGCCAGAGATGGCGGATAAAGAGATTGGCCACGCGAAGCAGGTTTTGGAGGAAGCCCTCGGCGAATCGATCATCCTCTACTGCTCACCAGGCGACAACACCAACATGGCCGACCACGTCCTCGAAGCCTGCCGCCGCTACGGCTACCTGGGCGCTATGAGCCTGACGGACGCGCTGAATCTCCCCGAAGATGAACTGTTCTGGATCAATCGAACTCCGCTGCACGACCACTACTACCCGCCCTTTTACAGCGCCTACGATCCTTTCCGGAATATCCGCCAGGCCCAGACCGTGCAGGGTTGGCTCATCGATTACTGCCACTGCCCGCTGGAGACGGCCGTTCATCCCAACAAGGACTGCTCCGAAGCCCAGCTCAGGCAACGCCTTGAAACGGTCCTGTCCGAAGGAGGCGACGATGTCTGGTGCGCAGTGCCCGAAGAAGCGCTCAGTTACCACCTTATGCGAAGGCATGCGCAGATTGAGAAGGCGGGTGGTGAGGGCGACTCGAAACGCTACCGAATTGGGCTGCCGGATTTGCCCAACCAGGTTCCGTTTCGCAGTCTGACTTTGGAAGCCGGTGTCCCGCCGGCCTGGTGCCGCGATCCCCGTGTCGTGGTGGACGGTGTGGAACTGGCCGCAGAAGTTGCACGGCCCGGTGTGCTGCGTTTCACGACGCAGGTGCGAGACGGGACAGTGGTCGAGATGGGTGACCGGCCGAGATCCTGA
- a CDS encoding prolyl oligopeptidase family serine peptidase has translation MRLAPTSNGETSEMNYLLYLPPAYETNEQEWPLLLFLHGAGERGDDLELVKVHGPPKMIAEGEDFPFVVISPQCPEGVWWSIETLHALINEVVETHRIDTSRIYVTGLSMGGYGSWGLAYTYPDLFAAAVPICGGGEPEKAPLMKEIPTWVFHGAKDEAVPLERSQEMVDALEKAGGNVRFTVYPEAGHVGAWENAYGDPELWDWLVKQRRDD, from the coding sequence ATGCGTCTGGCACCAACCAGCAATGGAGAGACCAGTGAGATGAATTACCTCCTGTATTTGCCACCGGCATACGAAACGAACGAGCAGGAATGGCCGCTGCTCCTTTTCCTGCACGGTGCAGGCGAGCGTGGAGACGACCTCGAACTGGTAAAGGTCCACGGTCCGCCGAAGATGATCGCGGAAGGCGAGGACTTCCCCTTCGTGGTCATATCACCGCAATGTCCTGAAGGTGTGTGGTGGTCAATCGAAACGCTTCATGCGCTGATCAACGAAGTCGTCGAAACGCATCGCATCGATACGTCCCGGATCTACGTGACCGGTCTCAGCATGGGCGGATACGGGTCCTGGGGACTGGCCTACACCTATCCGGACCTGTTCGCCGCAGCCGTTCCCATCTGTGGGGGCGGGGAGCCGGAGAAGGCACCGCTGATGAAAGAGATTCCGACCTGGGTCTTCCACGGCGCTAAAGACGAGGCCGTTCCGCTGGAGCGATCGCAGGAGATGGTCGATGCGCTTGAGAAGGCCGGGGGCAATGTCCGATTTACCGTGTACCCGGAAGCGGGACATGTCGGGGCATGGGAAAACGCGTATGGCGATCCTGAACTCTGGGATTGGTTGGTGAAGCAGCGGCGGGACGATTGA
- a CDS encoding FtsX-like permease family protein: MLQNYLTIAVRNLLRYPAYTLINIVGLAIGLSACMLILLYVWDELSYDRYHPNADRVYRIVDDIESAGQTVRTAGSPSGWGPALKRDFPEIELFARVRGTTSAWFIMHEEKRFYEQKVIWADAALLDMFSIPFVTGDPRTALTEPYSIVVSEEMAFKYFGDDDPMGKVLRGDNLWDFTVTAVMWNIPANSHMRPDMIISLVTRNALYPNSLDEWEMHENQYTYLRLHENASPDDLEAQLPAFLERNKSGRFSESTKVLRPSLQPLLDIHLHSQRDSELEPNGDFRYVVLFLIIAFLIPLIACINFVNLATARSAMRAREVGVRKVMGANRLQLLGQFLGEAVVMAGIAMVVAVALVYLCLPGVNALAGKQLDFALSNGLVLVALVAGTLVIAVAAGSYPAVYLSGFLPTEVLKGSLKSGTHGMRLRQVLVVIQFVMSIFLLVSTAVIYDQLTYIQDMRLGFNKEHVMVVKITGREQRESTPVLKQRLAQLPGVVGMATTDGVPGVKAPRIMAVRSDEMSPEDNLIVSLLTSDDRFLDVMGIDLVAGRNFPVEWGMDSTMVIMLNETAVQKLGWEAPPDAIGKSVEWIEYGGLRGRVLGVVEDFHLQSIREEIEPIVFTHYPPYFTDVLIRIRPEDVTDTISRIQEVWQEVDPLYPLAFTFLDDDFDSLYRAEQQLGTVFAVFAFLAILVACLGLLGLASFSIQQRTREIGIRKVLGATVSDIVLLLSRDFMKYVLLANVIAWPLAYFVMSRWLQNYAYSAGISFAWFIAGGVVALVIAWLTIGAHALAAAGRNPVNALKQN, encoded by the coding sequence GTGCTCCAAAACTACCTCACCATCGCCGTTCGCAACCTCCTCAGGTACCCTGCCTACACGCTCATCAACATCGTGGGGCTCGCGATCGGGCTGTCGGCCTGCATGCTGATCCTGCTCTACGTCTGGGACGAGTTGAGCTACGATCGGTATCATCCCAATGCTGACCGGGTCTACCGGATCGTCGATGACATAGAAAGCGCCGGACAGACCGTCCGGACGGCGGGATCGCCTTCGGGTTGGGGACCCGCCCTGAAGCGTGATTTTCCTGAAATCGAGCTGTTCGCCCGGGTGAGGGGCACGACATCGGCCTGGTTCATCATGCATGAGGAAAAGCGTTTCTACGAGCAAAAGGTCATCTGGGCCGACGCGGCCCTGCTTGACATGTTTTCTATTCCCTTCGTCACCGGCGATCCCCGGACCGCGCTGACCGAACCGTATTCGATCGTGGTCTCGGAGGAAATGGCCTTCAAGTACTTCGGCGACGATGATCCCATGGGGAAAGTCCTCAGGGGGGATAACCTGTGGGATTTCACGGTGACCGCCGTCATGTGGAACATCCCCGCCAATTCGCATATGCGCCCGGATATGATCATATCCCTTGTGACTCGGAATGCCCTGTATCCGAACAGCCTCGATGAATGGGAGATGCACGAGAATCAATATACCTATCTCAGGTTGCATGAAAACGCCTCTCCGGATGACCTGGAAGCGCAACTGCCCGCCTTTCTGGAACGGAACAAATCAGGCAGGTTCAGCGAATCGACCAAGGTATTAAGACCTTCTTTGCAGCCCCTGTTGGACATTCACCTGCATTCGCAACGGGACAGCGAACTCGAGCCCAACGGTGATTTCCGCTACGTGGTGCTCTTCCTGATCATCGCGTTCCTCATACCGCTCATCGCGTGCATCAACTTCGTGAACCTGGCCACGGCGCGGTCGGCCATGCGCGCCAGGGAAGTGGGCGTGCGCAAGGTGATGGGGGCCAACCGGTTGCAGTTGCTGGGGCAGTTCCTGGGAGAAGCCGTCGTTATGGCGGGAATCGCCATGGTCGTCGCGGTCGCGCTTGTGTACCTCTGCCTGCCCGGCGTGAACGCGCTGGCCGGAAAGCAACTGGACTTCGCGCTGTCGAACGGATTGGTGCTGGTGGCGCTCGTGGCGGGTACCCTCGTGATCGCAGTAGCGGCCGGCAGCTATCCCGCGGTCTATCTCTCAGGCTTCCTGCCCACCGAAGTATTGAAAGGAAGTTTGAAGTCGGGAACACATGGGATGAGACTCCGTCAGGTCCTGGTCGTGATACAATTCGTCATGTCCATCTTTCTGCTGGTCAGCACCGCTGTCATCTACGACCAGCTCACGTACATACAGGACATGAGACTCGGTTTCAACAAAGAGCACGTGATGGTCGTGAAAATCACAGGACGTGAGCAACGGGAAAGCACCCCGGTACTGAAACAGCGGCTGGCGCAGTTGCCCGGTGTGGTCGGAATGGCGACGACCGATGGGGTCCCGGGCGTGAAGGCACCGCGGATTATGGCCGTCCGTTCTGATGAGATGAGCCCCGAGGACAATCTCATTGTATCCCTGCTTACATCGGACGACCGGTTCCTGGACGTCATGGGAATAGACCTCGTGGCGGGCCGGAACTTTCCGGTCGAATGGGGTATGGATTCGACCATGGTCATCATGTTGAACGAGACTGCGGTACAGAAACTGGGCTGGGAAGCGCCTCCCGATGCGATCGGCAAGTCAGTTGAATGGATTGAATACGGTGGATTGCGGGGACGCGTGCTGGGGGTCGTGGAGGATTTTCACCTTCAGTCGATTCGCGAGGAAATCGAGCCGATCGTATTCACGCACTATCCCCCCTACTTCACCGATGTGCTTATCCGGATCAGGCCGGAGGACGTAACGGACACCATCTCCCGGATCCAGGAGGTGTGGCAGGAGGTCGATCCCCTTTACCCACTGGCATTCACGTTCCTCGACGACGATTTCGACAGCCTCTACCGCGCCGAGCAGCAACTGGGCACGGTCTTCGCGGTCTTCGCCTTTCTTGCGATCCTCGTCGCGTGCCTTGGGCTGCTTGGTCTGGCTTCCTTCTCAATCCAGCAGAGAACCCGGGAGATCGGGATCCGAAAGGTGCTCGGAGCCACCGTTTCAGACATCGTGCTGCTGCTCTCCAGGGACTTCATGAAGTATGTCCTGCTGGCCAACGTCATCGCCTGGCCGCTGGCGTATTTCGTCATGTCCCGATGGCTGCAGAACTACGCCTATTCGGCGGGAATCAGCTTTGCGTGGTTCATCGCGGGAGGCGTCGTCGCGCTCGTCATCGCCTGGTTGACGATCGGGGCGCATGCGCTGGCTGCGGCGGGCAGAAACCCGGTCAACGCGCTGAAGCAGAACTGA